The Marinomonas profundi DNA segment TCGTGCCTCAGGGTCATGAATCGGCATGGAAACAATCAATTCATCCACCTTTGTCAGCTCTAAAAAGCTTGCCAATTGAAAAGCCACTGTCTCTTTTGAACCCACAATCGCATATTGCAGCATATGTTCAACCATATGCTTTTCACTTGGCGACCAAATCCCTTCCATTGACTCAACCGGTGTTGAGAAAGGAAGGTTTCGATCACGTCGCAAATTGACAAACTGTTGCTGGGCCGAGGTAAACAAATAATTTGCCTCTTCGTCTGTATCCGCCACCACCGCCATAATACCCGCCATAGAATGCAGTTTAGCAAGCTGCTCTGACGCCTTGAAATTGCGACGATAGACGCTCAGTGCCTGAATCAACTGATCAGGCGCAAAATGCGAGGCAAAGGAATAAGGCAAACCAAATTCAGCCGCGACTTGAGCGCTGTACAAGCTCGACCCTAGCAACCAAAGAGGAACATGAGTATTGTGCCCCGGAACCGCCATCACGCCTTGATCACCGTGACCTAACAAACGCTGCAACTCTAAGATGTCGTCTGGGTAACTGTCCACCGAGGCATTCATATTGCGACGCAACGCTCTTGCCGTTTGCATATCTGTACCCGGGGCTCGGCCTAAGCCCAAATCTACTCGACCAGGATACAACTCAGCCAAAGTGCCAAACTGCTCAGCAATCACCAAAGGCGAATGATTGGGCAACATTACACCGCCCGAACCAATACGAATCGTCGAGGTCGCCGCCCCAATATGAGACAACACAACAGACGTTGCAGAGCTTGCCACCGCCGCCATACCATGATGTTCCGCCAACCAAAAGCGCGCATAGCCATGCTCTTCAGCGGCAACGGCCATTCTACGGCTCATCACTAAAGAATCGGCAACCGAATAGCCCTCTGCAACGGGGGCTAAATCAAGAATTGAAAAAGGGACCATAATACTTACCTAATAAAAAAAGAATATGTCTGCTATTTGGGACCCATCAGCGCAAGTTACAAGCATCCAATCATGCAGAAAATGCAGAAGTGCTTATCGCTTACCTCTAACCCCCTATTCTTATCTATTTTCTAAGCGATTGTAGTCCAAAATACCACTTTCTCTTGGGCGGTCTCGCTTATTTAAATTCGCAATCGCATCACTGACAAACCAAAAGTTAGGGTGGGTTCGACGAATACCAAAGCTGTCCAAAAGCGACGAATAATCCTCTCGTGTTTTAAGGTTAGCCACCTGATTGGCCCAGTCTGCCAACTCATTTTCTTCTACCTGCATCAACACATTCGGGTAGTCCCCTAACACGCCTTTCACCAAAGTAACGCCGTCTTCCTCAGGCAAACGAGCGGCCTCTTCGTCCAATAAACTCGAAATATTGGCGTGGGCTTTATTATGAATCAAGCTAATCACTTCCAGTGGCACACCTTGTTGAGTCACCAGAACCGTCGCCACATTAGGCAAATGCACCAACCCACCACCACGCACCGTTTGCAGTTCATACAGCGCCGCCACCTGCTCTGCAGACAGCGCACTTTGTTCCAAGTCATGGCGACGATCAAGCACATCGTCTAATTTAGCGCGCAGCTTTTCGTACAACTCAGCCTGATGATCGTCCGTCTCATAAGGGATTTGAGTTTGTCTGTCCACTTTAATGTAATCGCTAAAAATATACTCTTTAATCGTTTGGCTGACGTCTCGATACCAGTATTTTCGAACCGACTCACGCTCTTCTTTTGGCAGTAATAACAAAAAATTCATTTCCCCTTCCATGCGGAGAAAATCCATATACAAACGCGTTACGAGTTGATGACCAACATTGCCATAGACATCAAAACCCGCCACTAATAAATAATGAATACGTTCTAATAACGGATAATCAATGACCCAAGTGGTTTTAGGGTATTGTCCAACCATGCCTTTCACCACAGACGCATTGTCAAAATGGCGAAAAATAGTCAATACCGCATTGTCGTTATTGCCATCACCGCCCCAGATCAAATCCAGATCTAACGGTACTCGGCTACCTTCTTCGCCCTCAATCAATGCCGCCTTGGCGGACAAATATGACTTCTGCTGCTCAGAAAAAGTCACCCACGAGGCAAGTGGCAAGGTATTGCTAGAACCAATAGCGGGCAGGTCGAGATTCTGCACTTGATCCTCTAAATAATCGGCCGATCCTTGGTTATACACCACGTCAGGGTCAACAAAATAGACCCAAAAATGCTCATTAATTACATTGACCGCAACCTGACCACGACAAACGGGGCCTTTAATAAATGACATAATGGTTTTTTGGGAATGGTCTAATAAAAACCGGTAACGCCCATGGGCCGGTATCTCACGAAACGCTTTAAAGGGATTGGTCGCGACGTCTGGGGCGTAGCCTGGATCTCTTGTTACCTCATAATCATCCGTATAAAAATACGACTGCCAACGCAGGTAACGAGCCTCATCTAACTGCATCGGAATGTGGTTTTTTTGGACGATTACTTCTCGGTCCGACCAGAAACGATAATAAACACGATCCACACCAGGATCATCGTAAGGGCGACGTGTCGCAATACGCTCAATCGGCTCACCGGGTGGTGTTTTTGAACGCACTAATTGAAAACGCGGTGAGCTGTCTTGATCCGCCGCTAATTCACTATCACCTAATTCACTATCGCCTAAATAGAGACTGTACAAATACAAATGCTCATAGATGTACCGAGCAATCAATCGGTCTTTCAGGCTATCGCCATTAAGTCTAGATTCCCATAACGTCACTTGTTTTTGCAAAGTATCAGACAACACAGGCGCATTTGGCATTTTTCCGCCTTTTGCTAACCATCGGGTCAATACGTTGTACTCGTTATCACTTAAAGCAGGAAGGCCATAAGGCATCCCCCAGTTGGGGTAATCGCGTTCAAATTGCCGATAATCTTCAATACTCACACACTGCTGATCGCGAGCCAGAGAAAAGTCATAATCATCAGACAATACGGGCTGGGTAAATTCACCTTGCTGGCGACGCAATGCCACCGCCCGATAAAGCAAGCTGCCTTGTAGATTTGCGGAAGGCGATTGTTCACGCTCGTTTAGTACAGGGTGAAAGCCTTTTTTACGCCACTCATCGGTACTTTTAGCGTCAATAAATAAGCGCGTAGGAGAAGACGCTAATAATCGCGTGCCATCGTAAACCAGTTCTTTTGAACCGCCTCTTTCAATGCCATCGGTAGCGGTTAATTTAAGTTGGCAAGGTGCATCATAACAAGCGTGACAAGAAACACAGCGATTATCCAAGATAGGTTTTACTTGTTGATGATAAAACTCCGCGTCGGTGGCAGAGACATCATCTAGTCGATTGGCGGTATCTTGAGCACCAAATACCGTGTCAAACTGATGAGTAGCATACGCCGCACAGCCAGAGACCAGTACTAGGGCAAAAATCAGAGTCAACCACCGAGACATAAAGCAATTCCTTTTCTATTCACAAAATACACACTAGGTCTTTTCACAATATCATGAACGAAGCCAAGCTTAGACACAGTTGACACAAAAAAACGATTTAAAGCGGGAGAGAGGTTAAAACAGCATAATGACATAAAACAAAAAGCGCCAAAAGGCGCTTTTGCAATCATAAAACTCGTTATTTACATCGAGTATGAGGTTTTATATTAAAAATAACGCCCAACTGAAGCAAAGTCAGACAATGCATGTGCACACAGCGCTCGGCATTATTTTTCGTCGAGAATGTCATCAGCCGCACCATCATCTGAATAGCCATCATCTGGATAGTCATCATCCAACTCATAGGCATCATCGCCCATCGCATCGTTGGCTAACAACAGCGCCTCTTCATAAGCGCCGCCAAATTCAATACGGGTAATATCGTATAAATCGTACTCAAATGTGTCGTCAAACCAACGCGCATCAGAGCCAATTTCTTCTAATTCATAAGTCACAGCGTCAGCACGTACCACGCGCCCAATTTCACAACTGTCTGGTTCAACTTCTTCACGATGCAAGGTAACAAGACCAAACTCTTCGCTGATATCAATCAGCAACACCGCTAAATCGTCAAGCTCAACCTCAGGGTCAACCATTGCTTCGCCACGCAGTGCCAAGACTTTTTTCTGAAAATCATTAAAGGGAGCGGGATGCGCAAAGTCACTAATGTCCTCTAAAAAGAGAACTTGATAACCATTAAGGCGGACGCTGTCATCCACTAATTGGAGCAAAACCATTTCTTCGTTGGCATCCACAACAAAACCGTCTGTCCAGCTATCTGGACCGTCCAATTCTTCACGAAAAATGCGAACAACATTGTTTCGAGTGCGGGCTTTTTCCAATTCGATGAGCATATCGGCTCCCTAAAAAAACGTTAAAAATAAACCAGCGCTAGTGTAAACCCAGCCAGCGCAAGGAACAACTGTCTAACATTAAACCGTCTGACACTAAGAACAACCGTCTAACAGCTAAAAATACCGCCCTAACTCTGTCGAGTTAATGCAACACCGCGTGCCAGCTTTCAATCATATTAATCAGATCGTCTAAGCCGCATTCTGCTTGAATACCATCGGTCGAGGTCTGATAAAAGCTTTCTTGAGAATCAAACATCGCTTTTATTTCTTCTTCCGCCGAGTCTAGATCGACTTGTCGAGACACAGACACGCCCTCTTCGCTCAATATCACATCAAAAGGACCATGCTTAAACTCTGTGGCTTCTTTTTCTGTTTCGGCTAGACGGGCCGCCATTAGCACGCGCTGAATGCTTTCCAAATCACGCACATATTCAGAGACCCATTCGCCAATTGCGGCAAACTCGTATCCGGTATAAATGCGATAAACGTTTTCGTCCTGATCAAAGGCAATTTCATAATCCATGACCGTGAACCTCACTGTTTGTCATCTATGTTCTCATCTTGCTTAATAGTTTGAGCTTGATCCGTTGATTCGACTTGAGCTGTTGATTGAGCATTACGATAAGCACGATTACTGGCTTGTTGGCGTTGCGGAATCGCCGCCGCCAATCGAGCCTGTCTGTCGGCTTCTTTTTTCGCTTTTGCCTCTTCAACCAAACGCTCTTCATGAGCAATCATGTCTGGCGTTTCCATGACATAAGGCCCAATGGCGCCGGTTCTTACATCATTCAAAAATACTTCAGCGGCTTTATGCATATCCACCTTGCCGCCCGCTCGTAAGGCACCACGCTTAGAACCAATGACCTTCAATACGTCATAAGCGTTCGGTGGAATGTCTTTCAATTTATAGCGTGTCGTCAATGACTCTAGATAATCGGCGATAAAGAACTTCAATCCCGCCAAAGCCACATCTTCGTAATCAATCGCGGTATCACGCACCGCGCCGGTCACCGCCAAACGGTAGCTGGCATCCGGGTTTTCGATCTTTGGCCACAAAATGCCCGGTGTATCGAGTATCTGAAAACCATTTGTTACTTTCAATTTCTGTTGCGACTTGGTCACGGCGGGTTCATCGCCCACTTTCGCCACTCGGCGACCTAACAAGGCATTCATTAAGCTGGACTTCCCAACATTAGGAATACCGGCAATCATCGCGCGGATCGGTTTCTCTGCGCTGCCTCTATGGGGAACCATCTGGCTCACCCATTGGCTTATTTTGGCGACATCTGCTTTGTCTAAAGTAGAAAAAGGGTGCGCTAGAATTGACTCACTACCACGCCAATGCTCTAACCATAAGTCTAGACGAGATTTATCGGCCAAGTCTTTTTTATTCAGCAAACGCAGAACCGGAACATCACCACGCAACGTAGTCAGCATAGGGTTTTGACTGGAGTCAGGAATACGTGCATCCAATACTTCGATCACTATGTCCACTTGCGTCATGACTTCTTCGATTTCTCGACGCGCTTTGTTCATGTGCCCTGGATACCATTGTACGCTCACCCTAATCCCCTATTTTAACCAAGTCTTTTTCGGTGGCGGATTCTACCACAAGTTCCAACAAGATAGAGAAAATACTACAGCGTCGAACAAGACACCGATACGCACCATCAATGAGATACGTTAGTCGAGACGATATATGGTCTCGGCTTTTTGCATTTCGTCTTCCACGTACCTCAACAGATCTGGATACAAAGCCAAAAAAGGCGCTTCCGCCTGAGCAATCACTGTGGGTAAATCGTCTATAAAGTCTTGCAGATACTCACCATACTTCCAACGCCGCATAATAGAATGAATGGCGTTATCAACGCCCTCAATAGTGCCTAAATTAGGCAGCCAGTTTTCCTGCTCTAAAGAGCAAATCATGTTTTTTAAGCGTTCTGGACTGCGATACTTGTCTTTCACCAACCCTTGCACCGCCTGATCGCAAAAAGACGGCAGAGGGGTCACACTAAAATCCGCCCAATATTGTATTAACCAATAGTCCATAACAATGTCTTGTACAATACCGGCGAATCGCCGACGCCCTTTGCGCGGCATAGAACGATAGTGAAGACTAGCGGCGTGCTGATCGACCATCACATCCACCTTTTGATGCAAACGCCACCCCGCCAACAAATCCACCTCTAAATGGGACGGATCGACTGGAAAATCCCCCAGCAAATTGCCCACCCAAGACGTATTAGACACCGCGGCAATGTGTAGATGCGCAAAATAATTCATACTGGCCTCTGTGATATCAAATACTTCAAATGCAACTGTCAAATCAATACGGCACTCGTTCAAATCAATACAGCACTCGTTCAAATTAATACAACACTTGTTCAAATTAATAAGGTTACTGTCTTTTTACGCATTTTTTTGCAAAAATGCAGAATCGTCTATATGGTCAGGATCAAGGCAAACGCATGAACATTATTTAACCAACCCCATCACTTTAAACAGATACTTATCATCCCAGCCGCAGGCTTTACGTTTATTTTTTATGCCCAGTTTCAAACTTGTCTCCTGCTTTAATAAATTTAAAGCGATTTGTCGGGTGGTGGCTAGGTTTTCTGCCGCGTAACCTTGTCTAGCTCGGCACTGATCTTCCCCAAAAGAGACGTCCAACACCCAATGTAGCTGATTTTCTACTCCCCAATGCTCGCGAGTGGCCTTTAGCACTTCCTCCGCCGTCATCGGTTTACTGGAAATAAAATAACGAATATGGCTTCGGCCTTTTTCATTAGCCACTCGATCTGATTGTATCGCGGCGACAGTTTTTGCTTGCCATTCTGCTGCAATAGACAGGGAGGATAAGTCCGTCGTGACCCAGCATCGACGATGCTCCTTGCGACCATGAGTTTCGTTTTCTTGCTCAAAAAAGTGATCACTTAGCGTATCTTGTGTATGGTTTTCCCAGTAATGGTCGAAGTAGGTTACAAGCTCTTTATGTAACGTTTTCTGATTACTTTTTACGGTAACCAAATAGTCTGACTCTCTTTCAATGACCTTGGAAACAATGTCTTTCTGACATCCCATGGCATCCATTGTGACCAAGCAACCTTTGATAGCCAGCTGATCTAGTAACTTAGGAATGGCTTTGATTTCATTGGATTTTTTATCTACTTTGTATTGACCAAGAGAGACGCCAGCCTGTGAAGCCCAAGCGTTCACCATGTGAATAGCTTGGTGTTTGTTCGAGCGCGACGCCCGCACCGTCTTTCCATCGATCGCGACGACACCAGATAATGGGGTATCGATCAACATATCTTGAACCCAGCCACAAAACATTTCTCGATAACAGGCTGGATCCAACAAAGAAAATAAACGGTTAAAGGTGTCATGTGATGGAATGCCGCCAGGCAATCGAAGAAATTGTTTAAACCAGTCCTTTCGAGTATCGGCAAAGAGCTGAATCGATTCCCAATCATCCGCACCACAAAGTATCGCGCAGGTAGTCATGAAAACGACTTCCCCTAAATCATGGGTACATTTTGCTTGTTGGCGTGGGTCATTTAGCTGCATCATACGGTCTAATAAGGTCATCGGCTTCAAAAGGGCATGATCATTCATCAAACACGGATTGAATGCAAATATTGTGTTAATTGATCAAGAAACGTTCATGCGTTTGCCCTGTGGTCAGGATCCCCCAGCGTTCAACCTTTATGCTGTAGACACTCCAGAATAAAAAATAACACCGACCTAATCTTCCTTTTCATCCCCATAAGAAAGAAGTAGAAGAAAGGACACTCTTTAAAAAAAGAGACCGAAAAAAGAGACCGGAAAAATGAAAATAATAGTTACGCTAGCCTGTTGCTTAGCTCTCATCTCATTTAATACCGCAATGGCCAACACATTAAGAATCGCCTTTGATGCGGACCCTGTTTCACTTGATCCACATGAGCAACTATCAGAAGACACGCTACAATTTTCCCACCTTGCTTTTGACCCGCTGTTACGCTGGAAACAAAACGGTCAATTTGAGCCTCGCCTTGCCACAAAATGGCAACGCCTTGACGACCGAACAATACGCTTCTTTTTACGCCGCAACGTGACCTTTCAAACCGGGCACGCTTTTTCAGCCAAAGACGTGGTGTACACCATTGAACGTTTAAAAAAATCGCCTGATTTTCGCGCCATGTTCGACATCATAGAGTCGGTCTCTTTGGTTGACGACTTCACCGTTGACGTACACACCACTTACACCAACCCATTACTGCTTAATATCATGGCGTATGTCTTTCCGATGGATAAGGTGTTTTACCAAAACCACGATCAAATTATCAAATATGGCGAATCGTTTGCCTCACGCAACGTATCAGGCACAGGGCCTTTTATCTTGGTGAATCGAGAACTTGGCAGCCGACTAGAGCTAAAGCGCAACCCTGACTATTGGGATAAAAACAGTCTGGGCAACGTAGATCGTATTATTTTCACCCCGATTCGCGCCGATTCTACAAGACTCGCCGCACTGCTCTCTGGCGACGTTGACTTTATTTTTCCCGTCTCGCCGATCGACATTGAGCGCACTAAAAGAGTAGCAGGAATACAACTGGTAACACTGCCCAGCACACGTATTCTATTGCTGCATATGAATCAGGCAAGACGCAAAGAGCTACGAGACCGCCGCGTCAGAAAAGCCATTAATTTAGCCATTAACCAACCGTTGATCGTTAAAAAAATCTTAAAAGGCTACGCCACCCCAGCCGGCCAATTGAGCCCGGACAGTTTCCTAGGCCACATTAACGACTTAGAACCTGAATACAATCTAGCCAAAGCATTAGAACTAATGAAGCAAGCGGGTTACGAAAAAGGCTTTCGAATCAGCATGATGGCACCCAACAATCGCTACATGAACGATGAAAAAGTCGCGCAAGCCATCGCCGCAATGTTAGGAAAAATACACATCAAAGTAGATTTAAAAACCCTGCCAAAAGCCCAATATTTCCAAGAGTTTGACCAACGCAGTGCCGACATTATGATGCTTGGCTGGCAATCTGACACCGTAGACTCCAATAACCTATTTGAATTTATTATCGCCTGTAGCGATGCCAAAACGGGCTTAGGCGCTTATAATGCCAGCGAATATTGTCAACCCAGCATCAATGATGACATTCGCCAGGCCAATCGAGAAATGAACCCAGAAAAGCGCCGTCGATTCCTGCAACAAATAGAACGGACACTGCACAAAGACTCGGCCATTGTACCTCTGTACTGGCAAGACCTCATTTGGGCTGCCAAAGATAATGTCAACATACAAGACATAGTCAACGACCAAAACTACCCTTATCTAGGAGATTTGTTCATTGAACAAAAGTGAATACGCCAGAGGCTTAATCAGTCTTTACCCAAAAAGCGTCATTGCAATGACCTATGAGAACACAACCACCTTATGTTGATCTTTTTACTGCGCCGCTTATTACAAGCCTGTTTTGTGATGATCATCATCAGCATTATCAGCTTTGCCATACAAGACAGGCTAGGCGATCCCGTACGACAAATGGTCGGTATGACCGCCTCGCCAGACGAGCGCGCACAATTACGCGACGAGTTAGGTTTAAACGAAGGTTTTATCAGCCAGTATTGGCGCTTTGCCAAAGGCGCTCTGCATGGCGACCTAGGCACCTCGTATTACTATAAAGAGTCGGCGCTCACTGTCATTCTAAGCAAACTGCCCGCCACCTTAGAGCTGGCTTTCTGTGCCATTTTAATCGTTACACTGGTCGCCACGCCATGCGGCGTGCTCGCCGCCATTAAACCCAAGCATTTACTTTCGCGCTTCTTGATGGTGTTGAGCTCCATTGGCTTATCTGTGCCGATTTTTATTATTGCGATTTTTATGGTGTATTTTTTCGCCATCGAATGGAACATAGCGCCCAGTTTTGGTCGCGGCCAAACAACGCACGTGTTTGGTATTTGGGAAAGCGGACTGTTCACCAAAGACGGCTTGCACCACTTACTTCTGCCCAGTCTTTCTCTCGCCCTTGCCTTAATGCCGATTTTCATTCGCCTAATTCGAGCCGAAATGATGGAAGTATTGCAATCAGAATACATCCGATTTGCTTGGTCAAAAGGGCTGTCAGCACGCCGCATATACTTTATACACGCACTCAAAAACACCATGTTGCCCGTTATTACTGTCGGCGGCATTCAGGCTGGCACCTTGGTGGCTTACACCATTTTAACCGAGACTATTTTTCAATGGCCGGGAATGGGGTTCCTCTTTATGGACGCAGTGAGCCGAGTCGACACGCCACTGATTTCGGCCTATTTAATGGTGGTTGGCGGCATGTTTGTTATCACCAACACGCTGGTTGATTTGATCTACGGTTTTGTTAATCCTACGGTACGTTTTGCG contains these protein-coding regions:
- a CDS encoding LLM class flavin-dependent oxidoreductase, which translates into the protein MVPFSILDLAPVAEGYSVADSLVMSRRMAVAAEEHGYARFWLAEHHGMAAVASSATSVVLSHIGAATSTIRIGSGGVMLPNHSPLVIAEQFGTLAELYPGRVDLGLGRAPGTDMQTARALRRNMNASVDSYPDDILELQRLLGHGDQGVMAVPGHNTHVPLWLLGSSLYSAQVAAEFGLPYSFASHFAPDQLIQALSVYRRNFKASEQLAKLHSMAGIMAVVADTDEEANYLFTSAQQQFVNLRRDRNLPFSTPVESMEGIWSPSEKHMVEHMLQYAIVGSKETVAFQLASFLELTKVDELIVSMPIHDPEARLTSLRLMAEVRDSL
- a CDS encoding fatty acid cis/trans isomerase, whose translation is MSRWLTLIFALVLVSGCAAYATHQFDTVFGAQDTANRLDDVSATDAEFYHQQVKPILDNRCVSCHACYDAPCQLKLTATDGIERGGSKELVYDGTRLLASSPTRLFIDAKSTDEWRKKGFHPVLNEREQSPSANLQGSLLYRAVALRRQQGEFTQPVLSDDYDFSLARDQQCVSIEDYRQFERDYPNWGMPYGLPALSDNEYNVLTRWLAKGGKMPNAPVLSDTLQKQVTLWESRLNGDSLKDRLIARYIYEHLYLYSLYLGDSELGDSELAADQDSSPRFQLVRSKTPPGEPIERIATRRPYDDPGVDRVYYRFWSDREVIVQKNHIPMQLDEARYLRWQSYFYTDDYEVTRDPGYAPDVATNPFKAFREIPAHGRYRFLLDHSQKTIMSFIKGPVCRGQVAVNVINEHFWVYFVDPDVVYNQGSADYLEDQVQNLDLPAIGSSNTLPLASWVTFSEQQKSYLSAKAALIEGEEGSRVPLDLDLIWGGDGNNDNAVLTIFRHFDNASVVKGMVGQYPKTTWVIDYPLLERIHYLLVAGFDVYGNVGHQLVTRLYMDFLRMEGEMNFLLLLPKEERESVRKYWYRDVSQTIKEYIFSDYIKVDRQTQIPYETDDHQAELYEKLRAKLDDVLDRRHDLEQSALSAEQVAALYELQTVRGGGLVHLPNVATVLVTQQGVPLEVISLIHNKAHANISSLLDEEAARLPEEDGVTLVKGVLGDYPNVLMQVEENELADWANQVANLKTREDYSSLLDSFGIRRTHPNFWFVSDAIANLNKRDRPRESGILDYNRLENR
- a CDS encoding YacL family protein — its product is MDYEIAFDQDENVYRIYTGYEFAAIGEWVSEYVRDLESIQRVLMAARLAETEKEATEFKHGPFDVILSEEGVSVSRQVDLDSAEEEIKAMFDSQESFYQTSTDGIQAECGLDDLINMIESWHAVLH
- the ylqF gene encoding ribosome biogenesis GTPase YlqF translates to MSVQWYPGHMNKARREIEEVMTQVDIVIEVLDARIPDSSQNPMLTTLRGDVPVLRLLNKKDLADKSRLDLWLEHWRGSESILAHPFSTLDKADVAKISQWVSQMVPHRGSAEKPIRAMIAGIPNVGKSSLMNALLGRRVAKVGDEPAVTKSQQKLKVTNGFQILDTPGILWPKIENPDASYRLAVTGAVRDTAIDYEDVALAGLKFFIADYLESLTTRYKLKDIPPNAYDVLKVIGSKRGALRAGGKVDMHKAAEVFLNDVRTGAIGPYVMETPDMIAHEERLVEEAKAKKEADRQARLAAAIPQRQQASNRAYRNAQSTAQVESTDQAQTIKQDENIDDKQ
- a CDS encoding acyl carrier protein phosphodiesterase; protein product: MNYFAHLHIAAVSNTSWVGNLLGDFPVDPSHLEVDLLAGWRLHQKVDVMVDQHAASLHYRSMPRKGRRRFAGIVQDIVMDYWLIQYWADFSVTPLPSFCDQAVQGLVKDKYRSPERLKNMICSLEQENWLPNLGTIEGVDNAIHSIMRRWKYGEYLQDFIDDLPTVIAQAEAPFLALYPDLLRYVEDEMQKAETIYRLD
- a CDS encoding ISAs1 family transposase, with translation MNDHALLKPMTLLDRMMQLNDPRQQAKCTHDLGEVVFMTTCAILCGADDWESIQLFADTRKDWFKQFLRLPGGIPSHDTFNRLFSLLDPACYREMFCGWVQDMLIDTPLSGVVAIDGKTVRASRSNKHQAIHMVNAWASQAGVSLGQYKVDKKSNEIKAIPKLLDQLAIKGCLVTMDAMGCQKDIVSKVIERESDYLVTVKSNQKTLHKELVTYFDHYWENHTQDTLSDHFFEQENETHGRKEHRRCWVTTDLSSLSIAAEWQAKTVAAIQSDRVANEKGRSHIRYFISSKPMTAEEVLKATREHWGVENQLHWVLDVSFGEDQCRARQGYAAENLATTRQIALNLLKQETSLKLGIKNKRKACGWDDKYLFKVMGLVK
- a CDS encoding ABC transporter substrate-binding protein, which encodes MKIIVTLACCLALISFNTAMANTLRIAFDADPVSLDPHEQLSEDTLQFSHLAFDPLLRWKQNGQFEPRLATKWQRLDDRTIRFFLRRNVTFQTGHAFSAKDVVYTIERLKKSPDFRAMFDIIESVSLVDDFTVDVHTTYTNPLLLNIMAYVFPMDKVFYQNHDQIIKYGESFASRNVSGTGPFILVNRELGSRLELKRNPDYWDKNSLGNVDRIIFTPIRADSTRLAALLSGDVDFIFPVSPIDIERTKRVAGIQLVTLPSTRILLLHMNQARRKELRDRRVRKAINLAINQPLIVKKILKGYATPAGQLSPDSFLGHINDLEPEYNLAKALELMKQAGYEKGFRISMMAPNNRYMNDEKVAQAIAAMLGKIHIKVDLKTLPKAQYFQEFDQRSADIMMLGWQSDTVDSNNLFEFIIACSDAKTGLGAYNASEYCQPSINDDIRQANREMNPEKRRRFLQQIERTLHKDSAIVPLYWQDLIWAAKDNVNIQDIVNDQNYPYLGDLFIEQK
- a CDS encoding ABC transporter permease; the encoded protein is MLIFLLRRLLQACFVMIIISIISFAIQDRLGDPVRQMVGMTASPDERAQLRDELGLNEGFISQYWRFAKGALHGDLGTSYYYKESALTVILSKLPATLELAFCAILIVTLVATPCGVLAAIKPKHLLSRFLMVLSSIGLSVPIFIIAIFMVYFFAIEWNIAPSFGRGQTTHVFGIWESGLFTKDGLHHLLLPSLSLALALMPIFIRLIRAEMMEVLQSEYIRFAWSKGLSARRIYFIHALKNTMLPVITVGGIQAGTLVAYTILTETIFQWPGMGFLFMDAVSRVDTPLISAYLMVVGGMFVITNTLVDLIYGFVNPTVRFASHGL